A stretch of the Bacillus anthracis str. Vollum genome encodes the following:
- the clpB gene encoding ATP-dependent chaperone ClpB has product MDLNQMTTKTQEAIMSAQSLAVSHHHQEVDTVHLLFTLLEEQDGLAVRIFQKMNVDIEALKQGVENLIKKKPSVTGSGAEAGKLYITGALQQLLVRAGKEAEKLQDDYISVEHVLLAFTEEKGDISQLFTRFHITKDNLLQSLMTVRGNQRVTSQNPEATYEALEKYGRDLVAEVKAGKIDPVIGRDSEIRRVIRILSRKTKNNPVLIGEPGVGKTAIVEGLAQRIVKKDVPEGLKDRTIFALDMSALVAGAKFRGEFEERLQAVLNEIKKSEGRILLFIDELHTIVGAGKTEGAMDAGNMLKPMLARGELHCIGATTLDEYRKYIEKDPALERRFQQVLAEEPTVEDTISILRGLKERFEIYHGVNIHDRAIVAASVLSDRYISDRFLPDKAIDLVDEACATIRTEIDSMPTELDEVTRRIMQLEIEEAALGKEKDFGSQERLKTLQRELSDLKEVASSMRAKWEKEKEDIHKVRDLREHLERLRRELEEAEGNYDLNRAAELRHGKIPAIEKELKEAEEMGANNKQENRLLREEVSEEEIADIVSRWTGIPVAKLVEGEREKLLRLEQILSERVIGQEEAVSLVSDAVLRARAGIKDPNRPIGSFIFLGPTGVGKTELAKTLAQSLFDSEEQMIRIDMSEYMEKHAVSRLIGAPPGYVGYEEGGQLTEAVRRKPYSVILLDEIEKAHPEVFNILLQMLDDGRITDSQGRTVDFKNTVIIMTSNIGSAHLLDGLEEDGSIKEESRELVMGQLRGHFRPEFLNRVDEIILFKPLTTNEIKGIVDKIVKELQGRLADRHITVKLTEAAKEFVVEAGFDPMYGARPLKRYVQRQVETKLARELIAGTITDNSHVVVDVENNELVVHVK; this is encoded by the coding sequence ATGGACTTAAATCAAATGACAACAAAAACACAAGAGGCGATTATGAGTGCCCAATCTTTAGCGGTATCTCATCACCATCAAGAAGTAGATACTGTTCATCTCTTGTTTACATTATTAGAAGAGCAGGATGGGCTAGCAGTACGTATTTTTCAAAAAATGAATGTCGATATAGAAGCATTAAAACAAGGCGTAGAAAATTTAATTAAGAAAAAGCCTTCCGTAACGGGAAGCGGTGCAGAAGCAGGTAAATTATATATAACAGGTGCCCTGCAACAACTGCTTGTAAGAGCAGGAAAAGAAGCAGAGAAATTGCAAGATGATTACATTTCAGTGGAACATGTATTACTTGCTTTTACTGAAGAAAAAGGCGATATAAGCCAATTATTTACAAGATTTCATATTACGAAAGACAACTTATTACAGTCTTTAATGACAGTTCGGGGGAATCAAAGAGTGACTAGCCAAAATCCAGAAGCAACTTATGAAGCGTTAGAAAAATATGGTCGTGATTTAGTGGCGGAAGTGAAAGCAGGGAAAATTGACCCTGTTATCGGCCGCGATAGTGAAATTCGCCGCGTAATCCGCATTCTTTCACGTAAAACGAAAAATAACCCTGTTTTAATTGGTGAGCCAGGTGTTGGTAAAACAGCAATCGTTGAAGGGTTAGCACAGCGTATTGTGAAGAAGGATGTACCTGAAGGATTAAAAGATAGAACAATCTTTGCGTTAGATATGAGTGCGCTTGTAGCTGGTGCGAAATTCCGTGGTGAGTTCGAAGAGCGTTTGCAAGCTGTATTAAATGAAATTAAAAAGAGTGAAGGTCGCATTTTACTATTCATTGATGAACTTCACACAATCGTCGGCGCTGGAAAAACAGAAGGTGCGATGGATGCAGGGAATATGTTAAAACCGATGCTTGCGCGTGGTGAACTGCATTGTATTGGGGCGACAACCCTAGATGAATATCGTAAATATATTGAGAAAGATCCAGCACTAGAAAGACGTTTCCAACAAGTATTAGCAGAAGAACCAACTGTTGAAGATACAATTTCTATTTTACGTGGTTTAAAAGAGCGTTTTGAAATTTATCACGGTGTAAATATTCATGACCGCGCAATTGTAGCAGCATCAGTTTTATCAGATCGATATATTTCAGATCGTTTCTTACCGGATAAAGCAATTGATCTTGTTGACGAAGCGTGCGCAACAATTCGTACAGAAATTGATTCTATGCCGACAGAATTAGATGAAGTAACGCGCCGCATTATGCAGCTAGAAATTGAAGAAGCGGCTCTTGGAAAAGAGAAGGACTTTGGTAGCCAAGAACGCCTCAAAACATTGCAACGTGAATTATCGGATTTAAAAGAAGTGGCAAGTAGCATGAGAGCGAAATGGGAGAAAGAAAAAGAAGATATTCACAAAGTTCGTGACTTACGTGAACATTTAGAGCGTCTGCGCCGTGAATTAGAAGAAGCAGAAGGTAATTACGATTTAAATAGAGCAGCGGAACTTCGCCACGGAAAAATTCCTGCAATTGAAAAAGAGTTAAAAGAAGCAGAAGAAATGGGCGCAAATAATAAACAAGAAAATCGTTTATTACGTGAGGAAGTAAGTGAAGAAGAGATTGCTGATATTGTTTCACGCTGGACTGGTATTCCTGTCGCAAAACTCGTTGAAGGTGAACGTGAGAAATTATTACGCTTAGAGCAAATTTTATCAGAACGTGTTATCGGACAAGAGGAAGCGGTAAGCTTAGTATCAGATGCAGTTCTTCGTGCGCGCGCTGGTATTAAAGACCCGAACCGTCCAATTGGTTCCTTCATCTTCTTAGGACCGACTGGTGTTGGTAAAACAGAGCTTGCCAAAACGTTAGCACAGTCTTTATTTGATAGTGAAGAGCAAATGATTCGTATCGATATGTCTGAGTATATGGAGAAACACGCTGTGTCACGCTTAATTGGTGCCCCTCCTGGATATGTTGGATATGAAGAGGGCGGTCAATTAACAGAAGCAGTAAGACGTAAACCGTATTCCGTTATTTTATTAGACGAAATCGAAAAAGCGCATCCAGAAGTATTCAATATTTTATTACAAATGTTAGATGACGGACGCATTACAGATTCGCAAGGTCGTACAGTGGACTTTAAAAATACAGTTATTATTATGACTTCAAATATTGGATCTGCTCATTTATTAGATGGATTAGAAGAAGATGGCTCCATTAAAGAAGAATCAAGAGAACTTGTAATGGGACAATTGAGAGGACATTTCCGACCAGAGTTCTTAAACCGCGTCGACGAAATTATTTTATTCAAACCTCTTACAACGAATGAAATTAAAGGTATTGTTGATAAAATTGTAAAAGAATTACAAGGTCGTTTAGCTGACCGTCATATTACGGTAAAATTAACAGAAGCAGCGAAAGAATTTGTTGTAGAAGCTGGCTTTGATCCGATGTACGGAGCTCGTCCATTAAAACGATATGTACAGCGTCAAGTTGAAACGAAATTAGCGAGAGAATTAATTGCAGGTACGATTACTGACAATAGTCATGTAGTGGTTGATGTAGAAAATAACGAATTAGTCGTTCATGTGAAATAA
- a CDS encoding YjzD family protein, whose amino-acid sequence MRFIWALIWSFLLVHMMSYVIGSMTGGTYDFNQASIFSVVLAVLVLAISAAIPNEPVEQH is encoded by the coding sequence ATGCGTTTCATTTGGGCATTAATTTGGTCGTTCTTGCTTGTACATATGATGAGCTACGTAATCGGCTCTATGACTGGCGGTACATACGATTTTAACCAAGCGTCTATTTTCTCAGTTGTTCTTGCGGTATTAGTACTAGCAATTTCAGCTGCAATTCCAAACGAGCCAGTAGAACAGCACTAA
- a CDS encoding NAD-dependent epimerase/dehydratase family protein, producing the protein MFQGERVGGMERVLIIGALTFVGYHLVNKMIAEEVEVYGLDFDEFDSMTKINEEKLLLIGRNALFTYYSIRDEDGWRSVEEEKFDAVYFCLYEPNQQSGFRNERVILQYLKRIIRLCEEHKVKLNLISSIEVGNADESENKRLFAKVEEGLKKGEVQYSVFRVPTLYGPWQPSFMMYHQLILSELGEKECHYASEENGSDLLYVEDVCEYLWENGMNEEQLGIYNLLSGKKSLWKKGMNLLRADDKVNKENAEERDGAAEDISIKRNTPLEYGLNKQLAHMKKYKELYEG; encoded by the coding sequence TTGTTTCAAGGAGAAAGGGTGGGTGGTATGGAACGCGTGCTAATTATAGGTGCACTTACGTTTGTAGGTTATCACCTTGTGAATAAAATGATTGCAGAAGAAGTAGAAGTATATGGTCTTGATTTTGATGAATTTGATAGTATGACAAAAATTAATGAAGAGAAGTTATTGTTAATTGGGCGAAATGCGTTATTTACGTATTATTCAATAAGAGATGAAGACGGATGGAGATCCGTAGAGGAAGAGAAATTTGATGCCGTTTACTTTTGTCTGTATGAGCCTAACCAACAAAGTGGCTTTCGAAATGAAAGAGTTATATTACAGTATTTAAAGCGAATCATAAGACTGTGTGAAGAACATAAAGTGAAGTTAAATCTAATTTCTTCTATTGAAGTAGGAAACGCAGATGAGTCCGAAAATAAGCGTTTATTTGCGAAAGTGGAAGAAGGATTGAAAAAAGGAGAGGTACAATATAGTGTATTTCGAGTTCCTACATTATATGGGCCATGGCAACCATCTTTTATGATGTATCATCAGCTCATTTTATCAGAGCTAGGTGAGAAAGAGTGCCATTATGCCAGCGAGGAAAACGGAAGTGATCTACTGTACGTTGAAGATGTATGTGAATACTTATGGGAAAATGGAATGAACGAGGAGCAACTCGGCATATATAATTTACTTAGTGGTAAAAAGTCATTATGGAAAAAGGGTATGAACCTTTTACGTGCAGATGATAAAGTGAATAAAGAGAATGCGGAAGAAAGAGATGGGGCGGCCGAGGATATTTCGATAAAAAGAAATACTCCGTTAGAATACGGTTTAAATAAACAATTGGCACATATGAAAAAATATAAAGAGTTATACGAAGGATAG
- a CDS encoding ComZ family protein → MNEKSMQFLQIAMKHLPEAKAILDDNGIALDMEKAQPVLELLMKVMNEAYELGKADQE, encoded by the coding sequence ATGAATGAGAAAAGCATGCAATTTTTACAAATCGCAATGAAGCATTTACCAGAAGCAAAGGCCATTTTAGATGATAATGGAATTGCACTTGATATGGAGAAAGCTCAACCAGTATTAGAGTTATTGATGAAAGTTATGAACGAAGCATATGAGCTTGGGAAAGCAGATCAAGAATAA
- the fabH gene encoding beta-ketoacyl-ACP synthase III has protein sequence MNVGILGIGRYVPEKVVTNHDLEKIMDTSDEWIRTRTGIAERRIADDTIDTSYMAVEASKKALEDAGISGEDIDLILVATVTPDRAFPAVACVIQEAIGAKHAAAMDLSAACAGFMYGMITAQQFIQTGTYKNVLVVGSDKLSKIVDWNDRNTAVLFGDGAGAIVMGAVSEGKGVLSFELGADGSGGKHLYQDEYVMMNGREVFKFAVRQLGDSCLRVLDKAGLTKEDVDFLVPHQANIRIMESARERLNLPQEKMSMTIEKFGNTSASSIPIAMVEELQNGRIQDGDLIILVGFGGGLTWGAVALRWGK, from the coding sequence GTGAACGTGGGCATTTTAGGGATCGGAAGATATGTGCCGGAAAAAGTAGTCACAAATCACGATTTAGAAAAAATAATGGATACATCCGATGAATGGATTCGTACGAGAACAGGTATTGCGGAAAGACGCATTGCCGATGATACAATAGATACTTCATATATGGCCGTAGAGGCTTCTAAAAAAGCACTTGAAGATGCAGGGATTAGCGGAGAGGATATCGATCTTATTTTAGTAGCAACAGTAACGCCAGATCGTGCTTTTCCAGCAGTAGCTTGTGTTATTCAAGAAGCAATTGGCGCAAAACATGCAGCTGCAATGGATTTAAGTGCAGCGTGTGCTGGTTTTATGTACGGAATGATTACAGCGCAGCAATTTATTCAAACGGGAACTTATAAAAATGTACTAGTAGTTGGTAGTGATAAGCTATCTAAAATTGTAGACTGGAACGATCGAAATACAGCAGTACTATTTGGAGACGGAGCCGGTGCGATCGTAATGGGAGCTGTTTCAGAAGGTAAAGGCGTTCTATCTTTCGAATTAGGAGCGGACGGAAGTGGCGGTAAGCATCTTTATCAAGACGAGTATGTTATGATGAATGGCAGAGAAGTCTTTAAATTTGCTGTTCGTCAACTTGGGGATTCTTGTCTTCGCGTTTTAGATAAAGCTGGTCTTACGAAAGAAGATGTGGATTTCTTAGTACCGCATCAAGCGAACATTCGTATTATGGAATCTGCAAGAGAGAGATTAAATTTACCACAAGAAAAAATGAGTATGACAATTGAGAAGTTCGGTAATACATCAGCTTCTTCCATTCCGATTGCAATGGTAGAGGAATTGCAAAATGGACGTATTCAAGATGGTGATTTAATTATACTTGTTGGTTTTGGCGGCGGATTAACATGGGGAGCAGTCGCTCTTCGTTGGGGTAAATAA
- the fabF gene encoding beta-ketoacyl-ACP synthase II, translated as MEKKRVVITGLGAVTPVGTDVETAWENIKKGVSGIGRLTRIDPELFPAKVAAEINDFEVEKYIDKKEARRMDRFTQYAVAAAKMAVADAKLEITEENGPRIGVWIGSGIGGMETYEEQFKIFTEKGPRRVSPFFVPMMIPDMAAGQVSIATGAKGINTCSVTACASGANSIGDAFKAIQRGDADAMITGGAEAPLTSMAFAGFSSAKALTFNEDPATACRPFDKNRSGFVMGEGSGILILEELEHALARGAHIYAEIAGYGATGDAFHITMPAPGGEGGVRAMRQALADAGLQPEDIDYINAHGTSTDANEKYETMAIKETFGEHAYKVAISSTKSMTGHLLGAAGAVEAIFSIKSITDGVIPPTINYETPDPECDLDYVPNNARHQEVNAVLSNSLGFGGHNAVLVFKSYK; from the coding sequence ATGGAAAAAAAGAGGGTCGTAATTACAGGACTAGGAGCTGTTACACCGGTCGGTACAGATGTTGAAACAGCGTGGGAAAACATTAAAAAGGGTGTATCTGGAATCGGACGACTTACAAGAATTGATCCGGAACTATTTCCAGCAAAAGTAGCAGCAGAAATTAACGACTTTGAAGTCGAGAAATATATTGATAAAAAAGAAGCGCGCCGTATGGATCGCTTTACACAATATGCAGTAGCAGCAGCGAAAATGGCAGTTGCAGATGCAAAGCTTGAGATTACAGAAGAAAACGGACCTCGAATTGGTGTATGGATTGGTTCTGGTATTGGCGGTATGGAAACATACGAAGAACAATTTAAAATTTTTACTGAGAAAGGCCCGCGCCGCGTGAGCCCATTCTTCGTACCGATGATGATTCCAGATATGGCAGCAGGCCAAGTATCAATCGCAACAGGAGCAAAAGGAATTAACACTTGTTCTGTAACGGCTTGTGCATCTGGTGCAAACTCAATTGGTGATGCATTTAAAGCGATTCAGCGTGGGGATGCTGATGCAATGATTACGGGCGGGGCAGAGGCACCGTTAACAAGTATGGCATTCGCAGGATTTAGCTCAGCGAAAGCATTAACATTCAATGAAGACCCAGCAACAGCTTGCCGTCCATTTGATAAAAACCGTAGCGGTTTCGTAATGGGTGAAGGTTCAGGTATTTTAATTCTTGAAGAATTAGAGCACGCATTAGCTCGTGGTGCTCATATTTATGCGGAAATCGCTGGTTACGGTGCAACTGGTGATGCATTCCATATTACAATGCCTGCTCCTGGCGGTGAAGGCGGCGTGCGCGCAATGCGTCAAGCTTTAGCGGATGCAGGTCTACAGCCAGAAGATATTGATTACATTAATGCGCATGGTACAAGTACGGATGCGAATGAAAAGTATGAAACGATGGCAATTAAAGAAACGTTCGGTGAGCACGCGTATAAGGTAGCGATCAGCTCAACGAAATCAATGACAGGTCACTTATTAGGAGCAGCAGGTGCTGTTGAAGCGATCTTCTCTATTAAATCAATTACAGATGGAGTAATTCCTCCAACAATTAACTATGAAACACCAGATCCAGAATGTGACTTAGATTACGTACCAAATAACGCGAGACATCAAGAAGTAAACGCAGTGTTAAGTAATTCATTAGGATTCGGTGGTCATAACGCAGTATTAGTATTTAAATCGTATAAATAA
- a CDS encoding DUF2268 domain-containing protein, which yields MGIVETAEWLHLYYGRPEKLCEKFTKYIPLPKERLYRFLISKGMYRPVMRGEREIKELEKKEVWKELRAEYEKLKNWLKGPDVPVFILLSDSYNRTVQEEYNGRAGLSMRHVIFLFVCGRNSVEELKVLLAHEYHHICRLHQIETKETEYTLLDTMIMEGLAEQAVTERYSEKNNAPWTTYLSKEEAIYYWKNVVHERISIKRGTREHDILLNGLHSYPKLLGYALGFHIVKDCVTLQGEDTLSLLPIDAKEILNKANTFHI from the coding sequence ATGGGGATTGTTGAAACTGCTGAATGGTTACATCTATATTATGGACGGCCAGAAAAGCTGTGTGAGAAGTTTACGAAATATATCCCGCTGCCAAAAGAAAGGTTGTATCGCTTTTTAATTTCTAAAGGTATGTATCGCCCTGTTATGCGAGGAGAACGAGAAATTAAAGAGTTAGAGAAAAAGGAAGTTTGGAAAGAGTTACGTGCGGAGTATGAGAAACTGAAAAATTGGTTAAAAGGTCCGGATGTCCCTGTCTTTATTTTATTATCAGACTCCTATAATCGAACGGTACAAGAAGAGTATAACGGCAGGGCTGGATTATCTATGCGCCACGTTATTTTCTTATTCGTATGTGGACGGAATTCGGTGGAAGAATTAAAAGTGCTGTTGGCGCATGAATATCATCACATATGCAGGTTACATCAAATTGAGACGAAAGAAACAGAATATACATTACTTGATACGATGATTATGGAAGGATTAGCTGAGCAAGCGGTAACGGAAAGATATTCAGAAAAAAACAATGCACCGTGGACGACGTATCTTTCAAAGGAAGAGGCTATATATTATTGGAAAAATGTTGTACATGAAAGAATAAGTATAAAGCGAGGAACAAGGGAGCACGACATCTTATTAAATGGATTGCACTCTTATCCGAAATTGCTTGGCTATGCGCTTGGATTTCATATTGTCAAAGATTGTGTAACTTTGCAAGGAGAAGATACACTTTCTTTATTGCCTATAGATGCGAAAGAAATATTAAATAAAGCCAATACATTTCATATATAA
- a CDS encoding YjbA family protein, with the protein MLYLHDVWVNWFEGEENGYNVCHFYEWRKDDTIELLDQVPLLKVDSTLYHYIENELLELPQKLLEDVHHKAYIRKNHERLQQEYCFVVTDGKGIIAIDTIGYNVPIRKSRLIPRQEQMVYEMVENVQAEKYEFQVEEMEKEHHILSPSPFVMNGLTRKERQLKQLLFMALDQLHTTKNTAEIRYWFTEWDPSAYGMVQHMEFEDIWAKLYDEAKTGWSEKHEQLCERLVKGQPFFEKLWEMENEQKVN; encoded by the coding sequence ATGTTATATCTACATGATGTATGGGTAAATTGGTTTGAAGGTGAAGAAAATGGGTATAACGTTTGTCATTTTTACGAATGGCGGAAAGATGATACGATTGAGCTATTAGATCAAGTGCCATTATTAAAAGTAGATTCCACATTATATCATTACATCGAGAACGAATTGTTAGAGCTTCCGCAAAAATTGTTGGAAGACGTACATCATAAGGCTTATATTCGTAAAAATCATGAACGTTTGCAGCAAGAGTATTGCTTTGTAGTTACAGATGGAAAAGGAATTATTGCGATCGATACAATTGGTTACAATGTACCGATTCGAAAAAGTAGACTTATACCGCGCCAAGAGCAGATGGTATATGAGATGGTAGAAAACGTACAAGCAGAAAAGTATGAGTTCCAAGTAGAAGAAATGGAAAAAGAACATCATATTTTATCACCATCGCCTTTCGTTATGAATGGCTTAACTCGTAAAGAAAGACAGCTTAAACAATTATTATTTATGGCGTTAGATCAATTACATACAACGAAAAACACAGCAGAAATTCGCTATTGGTTCACAGAGTGGGATCCATCAGCATACGGAATGGTTCAACATATGGAATTTGAAGATATTTGGGCTAAGCTGTATGATGAAGCGAAAACAGGTTGGTCTGAGAAGCACGAACAATTATGCGAGCGTCTCGTAAAAGGACAGCCATTTTTTGAAAAGTTATGGGAAATGGAAAACGAGCAAAAGGTAAATTAA
- the trpS gene encoding tryptophan--tRNA ligase → MSVIFSGIQPSGTITLGNYLGAMKQFTELQNEHDCYFCIVNQHAITVPQDPVQLRKNIRSLAALYVACGIDPEKATLFVQSEVPAHAQLGWIMQSVAYVGELERMTQYKDKASGRDSVPAGLLTYPPLMAADILLYNTEIVPVGDDQKQHMELTRDLAERFNKRFREVFTIPEIRIPKVGARVMSLTEPTKKMSKSDPNPKSMISMLDEPKTIEKKIKSAVTDSEGIVKFDKENKPGISNLLTIYSSFSGKTVEEIEAMYEGKGYGDFKGDLAQVVVEAIRPIQDKYNELINSPELDEILDKGAEKANRVAFKQLRKVENAMGLSRKRR, encoded by the coding sequence ATGTCAGTTATCTTTTCTGGTATTCAGCCGAGTGGAACGATTACACTTGGAAACTATTTAGGAGCTATGAAGCAATTTACAGAGCTACAGAACGAACACGACTGTTATTTCTGTATTGTAAACCAACATGCAATTACAGTACCTCAAGATCCGGTACAACTTCGTAAAAACATCCGCAGTCTTGCTGCACTTTATGTAGCATGCGGTATCGATCCTGAAAAAGCTACTTTATTTGTACAGTCAGAAGTACCAGCACACGCTCAACTAGGATGGATTATGCAATCCGTTGCTTACGTTGGAGAATTAGAGCGTATGACGCAATATAAAGATAAAGCATCAGGTAGAGATTCAGTTCCAGCTGGATTACTAACTTACCCACCATTAATGGCTGCTGATATTTTACTTTACAACACTGAGATCGTGCCTGTTGGTGATGACCAAAAGCAACATATGGAATTAACACGTGACCTAGCAGAGCGTTTCAACAAACGCTTCCGTGAAGTATTCACAATTCCTGAAATCCGCATTCCAAAAGTAGGAGCTCGCGTTATGTCACTAACAGAGCCTACGAAAAAAATGAGTAAATCTGATCCGAATCCAAAATCAATGATCAGCATGCTTGACGAACCAAAAACAATTGAAAAGAAAATTAAGAGTGCTGTAACTGATTCTGAAGGTATCGTGAAATTTGATAAAGAAAACAAACCTGGCATCTCTAACTTATTAACAATCTACTCTTCATTCTCTGGAAAAACAGTTGAAGAAATTGAAGCAATGTACGAAGGAAAAGGATACGGCGACTTTAAAGGCGATCTGGCACAAGTAGTCGTAGAAGCGATCCGCCCAATCCAAGACAAATATAACGAACTAATCAACTCACCAGAACTAGACGAAATTCTAGACAAAGGTGCCGAAAAAGCAAACCGCGTTGCATTCAAACAACTACGCAAAGTAGAAAACGCAATGGGGTTAAGTAGAAAACGTAGGTAA
- a CDS encoding DUF3899 domain-containing protein, with product MNKVFFHTCILIFIAIIASSIGAFLVSSQFLLNFVNISFYIALFFILIGGFLFIFQNGFFNVTIYAFQRVFGTNKKIDSLIEEVEEPIDKKERIYKTYSFKWTYPICITGIVLGLFSTFISFTILM from the coding sequence TTGAATAAAGTTTTTTTTCATACTTGTATACTAATTTTCATAGCGATAATTGCTTCTAGTATTGGTGCATTCCTTGTTTCATCGCAGTTTTTGTTGAATTTTGTCAACATCTCGTTCTATATAGCACTATTTTTTATTCTTATAGGCGGTTTTTTATTCATATTTCAAAATGGATTTTTTAATGTAACAATTTACGCCTTCCAAAGAGTATTTGGTACGAATAAAAAAATCGACTCTTTAATTGAAGAAGTAGAGGAACCTATCGATAAGAAAGAACGTATTTATAAAACATATTCATTCAAATGGACGTATCCAATTTGCATTACCGGTATCGTTCTTGGGTTGTTCTCGACCTTCATTAGCTTTACTATTTTGATGTAG
- a CDS encoding peptide ABC transporter substrate-binding protein, giving the protein MKKKIPLLLASTLTVSMLGACSYQKEDNKAGAKEKSSNKQVLNLTETAEIPTMDTTLSTDATSSNIMNNTMEGLYRLGKEDKLVPGVAKSYEKSEDGKKYVFKLREDAKWSNGEPVTAKDFVYSWRRAVDSNTGAKFAYILFDVKNAEKVNKKELPVEELGVKAIDDHTLEVELDNPVPYFVSLTVYPTLYPLNEKFVTEQGAKFGLESNTTLYNGPFVLNEWKHEQSFQLKKNPSYWENKEVKLEEINFNIVKDRSTAINLYETKAIDRVVLTSEFVDKYKSDADFKTIKKPSTQFIRLNEKNKFLANKNIRKAIAMSFERENIGKVILNDGSEGIYGFVPKGLAKGPNGKDFREENGKLIKEDMKEAQKYWEAGKKELGVDKVELELLNFDTDDAKKIGEYLKGQFEKNLPGLTVPTKMQPFAQKLKLEASGDYAMSYAGWSPDYMDPMSFLEMYTTGNAQNKVHYANPAYDDLIKKAKTEVDVQARWDALLQAEKQLLEDAAIAPVYQPGKAYLQRGSITGLLEHKYGGEFSYKWVELKN; this is encoded by the coding sequence ATGAAGAAAAAGATACCGTTATTACTTGCATCGACGTTGACTGTCAGTATGTTAGGAGCTTGTAGTTACCAAAAAGAGGATAATAAAGCAGGCGCAAAAGAAAAATCCTCAAACAAGCAAGTGCTAAATCTAACTGAAACAGCTGAAATTCCAACTATGGATACGACGTTATCAACAGATGCAACATCTTCTAACATCATGAATAACACAATGGAAGGGTTATATCGTCTGGGGAAAGAGGATAAACTTGTTCCAGGTGTCGCTAAATCTTATGAGAAATCAGAGGATGGCAAAAAGTATGTGTTTAAGTTACGTGAAGATGCGAAATGGTCTAATGGTGAACCGGTAACAGCGAAAGACTTCGTTTATTCTTGGCGAAGAGCTGTAGATTCAAACACGGGTGCCAAGTTTGCTTACATACTATTTGATGTTAAAAATGCGGAGAAAGTTAACAAAAAAGAATTACCAGTTGAAGAACTTGGTGTAAAGGCAATTGATGATCATACACTTGAAGTGGAATTAGATAACCCTGTTCCTTATTTTGTAAGTTTAACAGTCTATCCAACATTGTATCCTTTGAATGAGAAGTTTGTAACAGAACAAGGAGCAAAATTTGGATTAGAATCCAATACGACACTTTATAATGGTCCATTCGTATTAAATGAATGGAAGCATGAACAAAGTTTCCAACTTAAGAAGAATCCATCGTATTGGGAAAATAAAGAAGTAAAACTTGAGGAAATAAACTTCAATATTGTTAAGGATCGTTCAACTGCTATAAATTTATATGAAACAAAAGCAATTGATCGTGTAGTCTTAACATCAGAGTTTGTAGATAAATACAAATCAGATGCTGACTTTAAAACGATTAAGAAACCATCTACACAATTTATTCGCTTAAATGAAAAGAATAAATTTTTAGCAAATAAAAATATCCGAAAAGCAATTGCAATGTCCTTTGAACGTGAAAACATTGGAAAAGTGATCTTAAACGATGGTTCAGAGGGTATATACGGTTTTGTTCCGAAAGGCTTAGCAAAAGGTCCGAATGGAAAAGACTTCCGTGAAGAAAACGGAAAGCTTATAAAAGAGGACATGAAAGAAGCACAAAAATACTGGGAAGCTGGTAAAAAAGAACTTGGTGTAGACAAAGTAGAGTTAGAGCTATTAAACTTTGATACTGATGATGCTAAAAAAATTGGAGAGTATTTAAAAGGCCAATTTGAAAAGAATTTACCAGGTTTAACAGTTCCAACAAAAATGCAGCCATTTGCACAAAAATTAAAACTGGAAGCAAGTGGAGATTATGCAATGTCATATGCGGGATGGAGTCCAGATTATATGGATCCAATGTCATTCCTTGAAATGTATACGACAGGTAATGCGCAAAACAAAGTACATTACGCAAACCCAGCGTATGATGATTTAATTAAAAAAGCAAAAACAGAAGTTGATGTACAAGCTCGCTGGGATGCATTATTACAAGCGGAAAAACAACTGCTTGAAGATGCAGCGATTGCTCCGGTATATCAACCTGGAAAAGCATATTTACAACGTGGCTCAATTACTGGCCTATTAGAACATAAATATGGCGGAGAATTTAGCTATAAGTGGGTTGAACTTAAAA